In Bombina bombina isolate aBomBom1 chromosome 6, aBomBom1.pri, whole genome shotgun sequence, a single genomic region encodes these proteins:
- the PRICKLE1 gene encoding prickle-like protein 1: MEQKVSKLSYGCQRSSTSDDDSGCAMEEYTWVPPGLRPEQVQLYFACLPEEKVPYVNSVGEKYRIKQLLYQLPPHDNEVRYCQSLTEEEKKELQMFSTQRKKEALGRGNIKLLSRAVTHAACEQCGEKMNGGEIAIFVSRACPGVCWHPSCFACSTCNELLVNLIYFYQDGKVHCGRHHAELLKPRCSACDEIIFADECTEAEGRHWHMKHFCCFECETVLGGQRYIMKDGRPFCCGCFESHYAEYCESCGDHIGVDHAQMTYDGQHWHATETCFSCAQCKVSLLGCPFLPKKGRIYCSKACSLGEDVHASDSSDSAFQSARSRESRRSVRMGKSSTSSEQCRQSLLLSPALNYKFPGLSGNADDTLSRKMDDLSLSRQGANFDNDFWKGRDDQDTLEDHEEWAEHDDYLTQLLLKFGEKGLFQQSSEDNRSNEHWMSENLKAKNDLKRNQSLASKKYQSDMYWAQSQDGLGDSAYGSHPGPASRKIQELDMEHGASAYKLENTSWYKSSLECLSDDLKPQDPNICDSMDSLALSNITGASIDGENKARAPLYSFQNFEDLDARDCEKMSNMGTLNSSMLNRSTESLKSLSSEVCQEKPLPEEKPAHVSVLRRSKSQTRPQVKFSDDVIDNGDYGMVEIRQPPMSERSRRRVYNFEERNQRPRHHHRRKSRKSRSDNALNLAAEIKPSGREKPRFYTSEDYEKLFQNKSPHEIQAYIQNAELFGQYSNAASDYGLRGQSMDKFLGLYGDDDDSWCSTCSSSSSDSEEEGYFLGQPIPQPRPQRYQYFTGDLSGPTSALSSSHFGQRTTKSKKKKGHKGKNCIIS, translated from the exons ATGGAGCAAAAAGTCAGCAAACTCAGCTATGGGTGCCAGCGGAGCTCCACATCGGATGATGATTCTGGCTGTGCTATGGAAGAATACACTTGGGTTCCACCTGGTCTTCGGCCGGAACAG GTCCAGTTATACTTTGCATGCCTACCAGAGGAAAAGGTGCCTTATGTCAATAGTGTTGGAGAAAAATATCGAATTAAACAGCTTCTTTATCAATTGCCTCCACATGATAATGAG GTGCGATATTGCCAGTCATTAActgaagaagagaaaaaagaacTGCAGATGTTTAGTACTCAGCGCAAAAAGGAGGCACTTGGGAGAGGCAATATTAAATTATTGTCAAGAGCTGTAACACATGCTGCGTGTGAACAG tgtggaGAGAAAATGAATGGAGGTGAAATAGCAATTTTTGTCTCAAGAGCTTGTCCAGGGGTGTGCTGGCACCCATCATGCTTtgcatgctccacttgtaatgaattgcttgttaacttgatttacttCTACCAAGATGGAAAAGTGCATTGTGGGAGGCACCATGCCGAACTCCTGAAGCCACGATGTTCAGCCTGTGATGAG attatATTTGCTGATGAGTGCACTGAGGCTGAGGGTCGTCATTGGCATATGAAACATTTCTGTTGTTTTGAGTGTGAAACTGTGCTTGGAGGCCAAAGATACATCATGAAGGATGGACGTCCATTCTGCTGTGGATGCTTTGAATCACATTATGCAGAGTACTGTGAATCTTGCGGAGATCATATAG GTGTTGATCATGCACAAATGACCTATGATGGCCAGCACTGGCATGCCACAGAGACCTGTTTTTCCTGTGCACAATGTAAAGTTTCTCTTCTTGGATGTCCATTTCTGCCGAAAAAAGGAAGAATTTATTGTTCCAAGGCTTGCAGTTTGGGAGAGGATGTTCATGCTTCAGATTCTTCTGATTCTGCATTTCAGTCTGCAAGATCAAGAGAGTCCAGAAGAAGTGTAAGAATGGGCAAGAGCAGTACATCTTCAGAACAGTGTAGACAATCGCTTCTGCTCTCTCCTGCATTGAATTACAAGTTTCCGGGACTTTCTGGTAATGCGGATGATACTTTGTCCCGTAAAATGGATGACCTCAGTTTGTCAAGGCAGGGGGCCAATTTTGATAATGACTTTTGGAAAGGGAGAGATGACCAGGATACTCTGGAAGACCATGAAGAATGGGCTGAACATGATGATTACTTGACTCAGCTGCTATTAAAATTTGGAGAGAAAGGACTTTTTCAACAGTCATCTGAAGATAATCGATCAAATGAGCACTGGATGTCTGAAAATCTTAAAGCAAAGAATGATTTAAAAAGAAATCAAAGTTTGGCAAGTAAGAAATATCAATCCGATATGTATTGGGCTCAGTCACAGGATGGTTTGGGGGATTCCGCATATGGCAGCCACCCTGGTCCAGCTAGCAGGAAAATACAAGAACTGGATATGGAGCATGGCGCTTCTGCTTACAAACTTGAAAATACATCATGGTATAAAAGCTCATTGGAATGTTTGTCGGATGATCTGAAACCCCAAGATCCAAACATTTGTGATTCAATGGATTCATTAGCTCTATCCAATATAACAG GAGCTTCTATAGATGGTGAAAACAAAGCAAGAGCTCCTCTTTATTCTTTTCAAAATTTCGAGGACTTGGATGCTAGGGATTGTGAGAAAATGAGTAATATGGGAACTCTTAATTCATCCATGCTAAATAGGAGCACAGAGTCCTTGAAAAGCTTAAGTTCTGAggtatgccaggaaaagccacttCCAGAAGAAAAACCAGCACACGTGTCTGTATTGAGGAGGTCCAAATCTCAGACAAGACCACAGGTGAAGTTTTCAGATGATGTAATTGACAATGGAGATTATGGTATGGTTGAAATTCGCCAGCCACCAATGAGTGAAAGGAGTCGTAGGAGGGTGTATAATTTTGAAGAACGTAATCAAAGACCACGTCACCATCACCGTCGGAAAAGCAGGAAGTCCCGCTCAGACAATGCACTTAATCTTGCTGCAGAAATCAAACCATCTGGAAGGGAAAAGCCTAGATTTTACACTTCTGAGGATTATGAgaaactttttcaaaataaatCTCCTCATGAAATACAAGCATACATTCAGAATGCTGAACTCTTTGGACAATATTCAAATGCCGCTTCTGATTATGGACTACGAGGCCAATCCATGGACAAGTTTTTGGGGCTATATGGTGACGATGATGATTCATGGTGTTCCACATGTTCGTCATCCtcttcagattcagaagaggaaGGATATTTTCTTGGACAGCCTATACCTCAGCCACGACCACAGAGATATCAGTATTTTACAGGAGACTTATCTGGTCCAACATCTGCACTATCCAGTTCGCACTTTGGTCAAAGGACAACTAAATCCAAGAAGAAAAAGGGACACAAAGGCAAAAACTGTATTATTTCCTAA